Proteins encoded by one window of Caldanaerovirga acetigignens:
- the cas7b gene encoding type I-B CRISPR-associated protein Cas7/Csh2: MACIKNRSEILFLYDVTDANPNGDPVDENKPRIDEETGVNIVTDVRLKRTVRDYLYYYKNLDVFVLELRDDKGNLKTKEDRLADFKDNEEIIKKCIDVRLFGATTAVKDKTMTVTGPVQFKYGRSLHRVNVMYVKGTTVMPSGQDKKQGTFTEKYILPYSLIAFYGIVNENAAANQGIDLTEEDVMYLLEGLWNGTKNLMSTSKAGQMPRLLLQVVYKEKNFHIGELDKRIKFVSEKNDEEIRDIKDGVLDITELVVALNRHKDTIDRINYKVDERLVLSMDGKAISIKEALSGFDLNELSF, from the coding sequence ATGGCGTGCATAAAAAACAGGTCGGAAATACTCTTTCTTTATGATGTAACTGATGCTAATCCAAACGGAGATCCTGTCGATGAGAACAAACCGAGGATAGATGAGGAAACAGGGGTAAATATAGTAACCGATGTCCGCTTGAAGAGGACTGTCAGGGATTATCTTTATTATTACAAGAACCTGGATGTATTCGTTTTGGAATTGAGGGACGATAAGGGCAATTTGAAGACGAAAGAAGACAGGCTGGCTGATTTCAAAGACAACGAAGAGATTATTAAAAAGTGCATCGACGTGAGGCTTTTTGGTGCTACTACGGCAGTGAAGGATAAGACGATGACCGTGACGGGCCCCGTCCAGTTCAAATACGGAAGGTCTTTGCACAGAGTAAACGTCATGTACGTAAAAGGCACAACTGTAATGCCCTCAGGTCAGGACAAAAAACAGGGGACCTTTACAGAAAAATACATCCTTCCGTATTCGCTCATAGCTTTTTACGGTATCGTAAATGAAAATGCTGCGGCAAATCAGGGGATTGATTTAACGGAAGAGGATGTTATGTACCTCCTGGAAGGGCTTTGGAACGGGACGAAAAACCTCATGTCAACTTCAAAAGCCGGCCAGATGCCGCGTTTACTGCTTCAAGTAGTATATAAAGAGAAAAATTTCCATATAGGAGAGCTGGATAAGAGGATAAAGTTTGTCAGTGAAAAGAACGATGAAGAGATAAGGGATATAAAAGATGGCGTGCTAGATATAACAGAGCTGGTTGTTGCGCTGAATAGACACAAGGATACTATAGATAGAATTAATTATAAAGTTGATGAACGGCTGGTTCTATCAATGGACGGGAAGGCAATATCCATAAAAGAAGCATTGAGCGGTTTTGATTTGAACGAACTATCATTTTAA
- a CDS encoding TIGR02556 family CRISPR-associated protein codes for MIQMLSAVKEIGRLVIESEGRQLLEVLVEDPNSNGNYKKVIAIVFEKLNEEIKFCGVELEDYESSKIMKYLYRSGAANGADLTPSAKLAKDPGGTFDRKILGWFSILDKRDIKITGEEREFLASIREQLEKNAETIKNEIYRIRNEIPGKTGIFITLKIKEGNKTSYIGDFEVFKKLLIYQVNEKDKRCAASNKVCSICGEKKPVVIGNLNTYAFYTLDKPGYITGGFREDEAWKNFPVCFDCKLALEEGKKYVEQYLSFSFCGIRYYLIPKFIVGVENVSEEILDIFRSSSKLISLRSRVIKSITRDEEDILYYLKDVKDVITVNFLFLQKMNAAERILLLIEDVFPSRIRKIFDAKECIDEIFKDDFTFATVRNFFSKSDPNKKNYDLDGYFLDIVDRIFKNRPVSYHFVLQFMMKKIRSEFVNDNNFYRAVRDGLMVLTFLEKLKLIKMEEKSMEERLFDDLFKKYGSAFETPVKRGLFLLGALAELLLRKQFKERGAKPFIKSLKSLKMDEKDFKALLPKIQNKLEEYDSFDKGKRMLAKEISHYLLSEKEGWNMSVDEMNFYFAAGMNLVDEVAKIIYPEEKPEEISVQQ; via the coding sequence ATGATTCAAATGCTGTCGGCGGTGAAGGAAATAGGCAGATTGGTAATAGAGAGCGAAGGGAGACAGCTTTTAGAGGTACTCGTCGAGGATCCTAACTCAAATGGAAATTATAAGAAAGTTATAGCGATAGTCTTTGAAAAATTAAATGAAGAAATAAAATTTTGCGGAGTCGAACTTGAAGATTATGAAAGTAGCAAGATAATGAAATATCTCTATCGAAGCGGAGCGGCAAATGGAGCCGATCTTACACCTTCAGCAAAGCTTGCGAAGGACCCGGGCGGGACTTTTGACAGGAAGATTTTGGGTTGGTTTTCTATCTTAGATAAAAGAGATATAAAAATTACCGGTGAAGAAAGGGAATTTTTAGCAAGCATTAGAGAACAGCTTGAAAAGAATGCAGAAACCATAAAAAATGAAATTTACAGGATCAGGAATGAGATACCGGGGAAAACTGGAATATTCATTACTCTGAAAATAAAGGAAGGAAACAAGACAAGTTATATAGGGGATTTTGAGGTATTCAAAAAACTACTAATATATCAGGTGAACGAAAAGGACAAAAGATGTGCTGCTTCGAATAAAGTCTGTTCGATATGCGGTGAAAAAAAGCCCGTTGTGATAGGGAATCTGAACACTTACGCCTTTTATACCCTCGACAAACCGGGATATATAACCGGCGGTTTTAGAGAAGACGAGGCATGGAAAAATTTCCCCGTATGTTTTGACTGCAAGCTTGCTTTGGAAGAGGGCAAGAAGTACGTTGAGCAGTATCTGAGCTTCAGTTTTTGCGGCATAAGGTATTATTTGATACCGAAGTTTATAGTTGGGGTTGAAAATGTTTCGGAGGAAATACTCGATATTTTCAGGAGCTCCTCGAAGTTAATTTCTCTGAGAAGCAGGGTGATCAAAAGCATTACACGAGATGAAGAAGATATTTTGTATTATCTCAAAGATGTGAAGGACGTCATAACGGTGAATTTCCTGTTTTTGCAGAAAATGAATGCGGCAGAGAGGATCCTGCTTTTGATTGAGGATGTATTTCCTTCTCGTATCAGAAAGATATTTGATGCTAAAGAGTGCATTGATGAAATTTTTAAGGACGATTTCACCTTCGCTACAGTTAGAAATTTCTTCTCGAAATCAGATCCGAACAAGAAAAACTACGACCTTGACGGGTATTTTCTGGATATTGTTGACAGGATATTCAAAAATCGGCCGGTGAGCTACCATTTCGTATTGCAGTTTATGATGAAGAAAATAAGGAGCGAATTCGTAAATGATAACAATTTTTACCGGGCTGTGAGAGATGGCCTGATGGTTTTGACTTTTTTGGAAAAATTAAAGCTGATAAAAATGGAGGAGAAAAGTATGGAAGAAAGGTTATTCGACGATTTGTTTAAAAAATACGGTTCTGCGTTTGAAACCCCTGTAAAAAGAGGACTCTTCCTTTTGGGAGCTCTTGCAGAACTATTGCTTAGAAAACAATTTAAAGAAAGGGGAGCTAAGCCTTTTATCAAAAGCCTTAAGAGCTTGAAGATGGACGAGAAAGATTTCAAAGCGCTTTTGCCCAAAATCCAGAATAAGCTCGAAGAGTACGATTCATTTGACAAGGGGAAGAGGATGCTGGCGAAGGAGATATCGCATTATCTTCTTTCTGAAAAGGAAGGTTGGAATATGTCGGTTGATGAAATGAATTTTTACTTTGCTGCCGGCATGAATTTGGTAGATGAGGTCGCAAAGATAATTTATCCGGAGGAAAAGCCGGAAGAAATATCAGTTCAGCAATAA
- the dapB gene encoding 4-hydroxy-tetrahydrodipicolinate reductase, giving the protein MLRAVVIGPRGKMGRLIVKSLYERENAQIIGAVAPKGADYVGKDVGLLCGLGKEINVRVTDDIESVIKKCNCIIDFTFPAVSLEILKHALSQKKALVCGTTGFKEEEKEEFIKASQEIPIVFAGNTSFLINHLYKLLEYLARNVGDYAEIDIVEMHDRFKKDAPSGTSLEMREVLKKVLPNKNVNIHSIRGGDVPSTHKIIFNLLGERLEITHHATNFQCFAEGAVRAAEYLLSKKNGFYTMKEVFGIAM; this is encoded by the coding sequence ATGCTACGTGCTGTTGTAATAGGTCCGAGGGGAAAGATGGGAAGGCTTATAGTAAAATCCCTTTACGAGAGGGAAAATGCTCAGATAATAGGAGCGGTTGCGCCGAAAGGAGCGGATTATGTTGGGAAAGATGTAGGGCTCTTATGCGGATTGGGTAAAGAGATAAATGTGAGGGTGACAGATGACATAGAAAGTGTTATTAAAAAATGCAATTGTATAATTGATTTTACGTTTCCAGCAGTTTCCTTGGAGATACTAAAACACGCTTTATCGCAAAAGAAAGCTTTGGTCTGTGGAACGACGGGCTTTAAAGAAGAAGAAAAAGAGGAGTTTATAAAAGCATCACAGGAGATACCTATAGTTTTTGCGGGGAATACTTCCTTTTTGATAAATCATTTATATAAATTGTTGGAGTATCTTGCCCGTAATGTAGGAGACTATGCTGAAATTGATATAGTAGAGATGCATGACCGCTTCAAAAAGGATGCACCGAGTGGGACTTCGCTTGAAATGCGGGAAGTATTGAAAAAAGTACTTCCTAATAAAAATGTAAATATTCATTCTATTAGAGGAGGAGATGTGCCTAGCACCCATAAAATAATTTTTAATTTATTAGGAGAAAGGTTAGAAATTACCCATCATGCTACTAATTTCCAGTGTTTTGCGGAAGGGGCGGTTAGGGCGGCAGAATATTTACTGTCAAAGAAAAATGGTTTTTATACGATGAAGGAAGTTTTCGGTATAGCTATGTGA